In Lacibacter sp. H407, a genomic segment contains:
- the galA gene encoding beta-galactosidase GalA — protein MRQQQLTFLAAAMLLCICSFAQRKQINIDHNWKFAFGHAANPEKDFNYSIKTIFSKSGGAAGTAIDARFNDSSWRTLNLPHDWAVELPFAYVDNFDVESHGYKPVGGLFPATSIGWYRKQFKLEKADSGRRFQLQFDGIFRDANVWINGFYLGNNKSGYVGVNYDVTDFLNFDRNNVITVRVDATHYEGWFYEGAGIYRHVWLNSYPNTHIATDGVFAYANINGNKATLNVETTVANEYTAAGNFSVNTYLTDRSGVKIGAAKETSLALSTNEEKTIKEIINVVNPTLWSLESPYLYRVVVELKQNGKVVDSKKLRFGFRTIEIKPNGLFLNGKYIKILGTNNHQDHAGVGSALPDYLQYYRIGLLKKFGSNAYRTSHNAPTPELLDACDSLGMLVMDEQRLLNSGAEYMDQFERLVKRDRSRTSVFMWSIGNEEGWIHTTSHGKRIAETFISKLKQLDPTRTSTYAADLANVYKGVNEVIPVRSFNYRQFAVADYHKDHPNQPIIGTEMGSTVTTRGEWVKDSVRGYLPDQDITAPWWASRAEEWWKLAAKNDYWLGGFIWTGFDYRGEPTPFKWPNINSHFGIMDVCGFPKNIYYYYQSWWTDNDVLHISPHWNHRNEWGQPKKQIDVWVNSNADDVELFLNGKSLGKKDMPRNGHLQWKVEFEPGKLEAVAYKKGRKLTSKVETTGVPVEVVLTPYKTTMLVDGKDATVMNVSVVDREGREVPDANNMIYFKVDGDAKIIGVGNGDPSSHEADKCADGLWQRSLFNGKCQVIIQSGTKPGIFKVEASSNNLFTGSTDVIMVAPENVDKITIDEKYKLKGEAAKPRVVDQMLGADISFLPELEARGMKFSDKGVTKDAIEILKDHGLNYVRLRIFHDPAQENGYSPKKGFCNLEYTKQMAKRVKAAGLKLLLDFHYSDYWADPGKQYKPAAWKDLSFEELKKALYDYTKKVMEELKAQGTTPDMVQVGNEINHGIVWPDGNVANIDQTAQLINAGTAAVKAVDPTVQMMLHVALGGQNDESVFFIDNMVARGVQFDVIGESYYPKWHGTLADLEYNLNDLVRRYNKDVIVVEYSALKEEVNKIAFGLPNGRGKGTCIWEPLSTWEKFFDNDGKSNKYLLVYDELSRQFLKK, from the coding sequence ATGAGACAACAACAACTTACATTTTTAGCAGCAGCGATGCTTTTATGCATTTGCTCTTTTGCACAACGCAAACAGATCAATATCGATCACAACTGGAAATTCGCATTTGGTCATGCGGCCAATCCGGAAAAAGATTTCAACTATAGCATTAAAACCATCTTTTCGAAATCGGGCGGTGCTGCAGGCACAGCTATCGATGCACGGTTTAACGACAGTAGCTGGCGCACACTTAACCTGCCACATGATTGGGCTGTTGAATTACCTTTTGCTTATGTAGATAATTTTGATGTTGAAAGTCATGGTTACAAACCGGTGGGTGGATTATTTCCTGCCACAAGTATTGGTTGGTATCGAAAACAATTCAAACTGGAGAAAGCAGATTCCGGTAGAAGATTTCAATTACAGTTCGATGGTATTTTTCGTGATGCCAATGTGTGGATCAACGGATTTTATCTCGGCAATAACAAGAGCGGTTATGTGGGTGTGAACTATGATGTAACCGATTTCTTAAACTTCGATCGTAATAATGTAATTACTGTTCGTGTTGATGCAACACACTACGAAGGTTGGTTTTACGAAGGAGCAGGTATCTATCGCCATGTATGGCTGAACAGTTATCCCAACACACATATTGCAACTGATGGAGTGTTTGCATACGCAAATATCAACGGGAACAAAGCAACATTGAATGTTGAAACAACAGTGGCCAATGAATATACTGCTGCCGGAAATTTCTCCGTCAATACGTATTTAACTGATAGAAGTGGCGTAAAGATCGGTGCTGCAAAAGAAACATCACTTGCACTCAGTACAAACGAAGAGAAGACAATAAAAGAGATCATCAATGTGGTTAATCCAACATTATGGTCATTAGAGAGTCCATATCTCTATCGGGTAGTTGTGGAGTTGAAACAAAATGGAAAAGTAGTCGATAGCAAAAAGCTACGCTTCGGTTTTCGTACAATCGAAATAAAACCCAATGGCCTTTTCCTCAATGGAAAATATATCAAAATCTTAGGAACGAATAATCACCAAGATCATGCAGGTGTGGGTAGTGCGTTGCCTGATTATCTGCAATACTACCGCATTGGGTTGTTGAAAAAATTCGGCAGCAATGCATACCGTACCAGCCACAATGCACCAACACCTGAATTGCTGGATGCATGCGATAGTTTGGGTATGCTGGTGATGGATGAGCAGCGTTTGTTGAATAGTGGTGCTGAATACATGGATCAATTTGAACGTTTGGTAAAACGTGACCGTAGTCGCACATCGGTTTTTATGTGGAGCATCGGAAACGAAGAAGGATGGATCCATACAACATCACATGGCAAACGGATTGCAGAAACTTTCATCAGTAAATTAAAACAACTCGATCCTACACGTACCAGCACTTATGCTGCTGACTTGGCGAATGTATATAAAGGTGTGAACGAAGTAATTCCTGTTCGCAGTTTCAACTATCGTCAATTTGCAGTAGCCGATTATCATAAAGATCATCCGAATCAACCCATCATTGGAACGGAAATGGGCAGTACCGTTACTACCCGTGGAGAATGGGTAAAAGATTCAGTACGTGGTTATTTACCTGATCAGGATATTACAGCGCCATGGTGGGCAAGTCGTGCAGAAGAGTGGTGGAAGTTAGCTGCTAAGAATGATTACTGGCTCGGTGGTTTTATCTGGACAGGTTTTGATTATCGTGGTGAACCAACGCCGTTCAAATGGCCGAACATCAACTCACATTTTGGTATCATGGATGTGTGCGGCTTCCCGAAAAATATTTATTACTACTATCAAAGCTGGTGGACAGATAATGATGTGTTACACATCTCGCCGCATTGGAACCATCGTAACGAGTGGGGGCAACCCAAAAAGCAAATTGATGTATGGGTGAACAGTAATGCTGATGATGTAGAGTTGTTTTTAAATGGAAAAAGTTTAGGAAAGAAAGATATGCCACGCAACGGTCACCTGCAATGGAAAGTAGAATTTGAACCGGGCAAGCTTGAAGCAGTTGCATATAAGAAGGGAAGAAAACTTACATCGAAAGTGGAAACGACGGGTGTGCCTGTTGAAGTAGTGTTGACGCCTTATAAAACAACGATGCTGGTTGATGGTAAAGATGCAACGGTGATGAATGTGTCTGTCGTCGACAGAGAAGGGAGAGAAGTGCCCGATGCAAATAACATGATTTATTTTAAAGTGGATGGCGATGCAAAAATTATTGGTGTTGGCAATGGCGATCCCAGCAGTCATGAAGCAGATAAATGTGCAGATGGTTTGTGGCAACGCAGTTTGTTCAATGGTAAATGCCAGGTGATCATTCAATCGGGAACAAAGCCGGGTATTTTTAAAGTTGAAGCAAGTTCGAATAATTTATTTACCGGTTCGACAGATGTAATCATGGTTGCACCGGAGAACGTAGATAAAATCACGATCGATGAAAAATATAAATTGAAAGGTGAAGCAGCAAAACCAAGAGTGGTAGATCAAATGTTGGGAGCTGATATTTCTTTCTTACCCGAGTTGGAAGCACGAGGTATGAAGTTTTCCGATAAAGGTGTGACAAAAGATGCGATTGAAATTTTAAAAGATCATGGATTGAATTATGTACGTCTGCGAATTTTTCATGATCCCGCACAAGAGAATGGTTACTCGCCAAAGAAAGGTTTTTGTAATCTGGAATACACGAAGCAAATGGCCAAGCGTGTAAAAGCAGCCGGTTTAAAACTCCTGCTCGATTTTCATTACAGTGATTATTGGGCCGATCCCGGTAAACAGTACAAGCCTGCTGCATGGAAAGATCTTTCATTTGAAGAATTAAAGAAAGCATTGTACGATTATACAAAAAAGGTGATGGAAGAATTAAAAGCACAGGGTACAACACCTGATATGGTGCAGGTGGGAAATGAGATCAATCATGGTATTGTATGGCCCGATGGGAATGTGGCGAACATCGATCAAACAGCACAACTCATCAACGCCGGCACGGCTGCAGTAAAAGCAGTTGATCCAACCGTGCAGATGATGTTGCATGTTGCATTGGGCGGACAGAATGATGAATCTGTTTTCTTTATTGACAACATGGTTGCACGTGGAGTGCAGTTTGATGTAATTGGCGAATCGTATTATCCGAAATGGCATGGTACATTGGCTGATCTTGAATATAATCTTAACGACCTGGTACGACGTTATAACAAAGATGTAATTGTAGTTGAATATTCAGCCTTAAAAGAAGAAGTGAATAAAATTGCCTTCGGTTTGCCGAATGGAAGAGGTAAAGGCACATGTATTTGGGAACCACTCAGTACCTGGGAAAAGTTTTTTGACAACGACGGAAAATCAAACAAGTACTTATTGGTGTATGATGAGTTGAGCAGGCAGTTTCTGAAAAAATAA
- a CDS encoding sensor histidine kinase: MFRRYEWRLVIRLLLLFLVMFAATWLLLKEYYLYAAFLTPLLAYQFYDLFLLLKKAQDEVKDFAESVHYRDFSRFFNVKKAPAELQVLREGFNEINSTFKVISREKETQYVYLQKILELVETGILSYNIKTGEITWMNESFKKMMSIPYLKTIHSLAKRDEQLYQEVIAIKTGDSKLTKASSDKAQFKVLLSATAFQTGDEVFKLIAFQNVDEALDETEAEAWRKLLSVMTHEIMNSVAPISSLADTLKNRLHQGMSQLKESDSSLDDLAIGIETIKRRSEGLLKFAETYRNLNKITTLNSKKILVRDLFENLNQLMLPTLEQKNIELDIILKDPAITLDADINLLEQVLINLLVNAIEAVKEKPSAQILLSAYHTPAGKTVIKVADNGSGMSEEIIDKIFIPFFSTRKTGSGIGLSLCKQIMLLHKGNIHVQSKEGEGSSFLLTF, translated from the coding sequence ATGTTTAGAAGATACGAATGGCGATTAGTGATACGACTGCTGTTACTGTTTCTAGTAATGTTTGCAGCTACATGGTTGTTACTGAAAGAATATTATCTCTATGCTGCATTTCTTACACCTTTACTAGCTTATCAGTTTTACGATCTGTTTCTGCTGCTGAAAAAAGCACAGGATGAAGTAAAAGATTTCGCAGAGTCGGTTCACTACCGTGATTTTTCCCGCTTTTTTAATGTAAAAAAAGCGCCGGCCGAATTGCAGGTGTTGCGGGAAGGATTCAATGAGATCAACAGTACATTTAAAGTGATCAGCCGGGAAAAAGAAACGCAATATGTGTACCTGCAAAAAATTCTAGAGTTAGTTGAAACAGGTATTCTCTCTTATAACATCAAGACCGGTGAAATTACATGGATGAATGAATCGTTTAAAAAAATGATGAGCATTCCTTACCTCAAAACCATTCATTCATTAGCAAAACGGGATGAACAACTTTACCAGGAAGTAATTGCCATTAAAACAGGCGACAGCAAACTCACAAAAGCGTCCAGCGATAAAGCACAGTTTAAAGTATTGCTTTCGGCAACTGCTTTTCAAACCGGTGATGAAGTTTTTAAACTCATCGCTTTTCAAAATGTTGATGAAGCCTTGGATGAAACCGAAGCTGAAGCATGGCGTAAACTATTGAGTGTAATGACGCATGAGATCATGAACTCTGTTGCTCCTATTTCATCGTTGGCTGATACATTGAAGAACCGATTGCATCAAGGTATGAGTCAACTCAAAGAAAGCGATAGTTCATTGGATGATCTGGCGATCGGAATTGAAACTATCAAACGCAGAAGCGAAGGTTTGCTGAAGTTTGCAGAAACGTATCGTAACCTCAACAAGATCACAACACTCAACAGTAAAAAAATATTGGTGCGGGATTTGTTCGAAAATCTCAACCAACTAATGTTGCCCACCTTGGAACAAAAAAATATTGAGCTGGATATTATTCTAAAAGATCCGGCCATTACGTTGGATGCAGATATTAATCTACTGGAACAAGTGCTCATTAATTTGCTGGTAAATGCGATTGAAGCCGTGAAAGAAAAACCATCAGCACAAATTCTCTTATCGGCATACCATACTCCAGCCGGCAAAACGGTTATTAAAGTTGCTGACAATGGCAGCGGCATGAGTGAAGAGATCATTGATAAAATATTTATACCCTTCTTCAGTACACGTAAAACAGGAAGCGGTATTGGCCTCAGTCTTTGTAAACAAATTATGCTGCTCCACAAAGGAAATATACATGTACAAAGTAAAGAAGGAGAAGGCAGTTCGTTTTTGCTGACGTTCTAA
- a CDS encoding sigma-54-dependent transcriptional regulator, with the protein MSLKNASILIIDDDTDVLTAVRLLLKTETKEVVTEKNPENIRHLLAKQSFDAILLDMNFNSTIHTGNEGIYWLKKIKELDQSPAVIMITAYGDIDLAVRSLKEGASDFVIKPWHNEKLITTIKEAIRKRDSNKQTPSGKLQPVNNSKFMIGESEAMKDILLKVEKIAPTDANVLLMGENGTGKDLIAQAIHQQSLRANKPFIKVDAGALTESLFESELFGHKKGAFTDAREDRIGRFEAAHGGTLFLDEIGNISLQQQAKLLSALQNRQIIRLGTNEPIAVDIRLICATNLPLTELANESRFRKDLVYRINTVEIMLPPLRKRKDDIPLLAKHYATLYAEKYIKPHIEFDKKAIEKLMDHPFPGNVRELQYSIERAVIMAEGETLSADDLIFSPIETARIEAADETETKLSNVEKSTILRVIEKHHGNITKAAKELGLTRTALYRRLTKYDI; encoded by the coding sequence ATGAGTTTAAAAAACGCCAGCATATTAATTATCGACGACGACACGGATGTTCTCACTGCTGTACGCCTGTTACTGAAAACAGAAACAAAAGAAGTAGTAACAGAAAAGAATCCGGAGAACATTCGTCACCTGCTTGCCAAGCAATCGTTTGACGCCATATTGCTTGATATGAATTTCAACAGCACCATTCACACGGGCAACGAAGGAATCTATTGGTTGAAAAAGATTAAAGAACTTGATCAATCACCTGCCGTGATCATGATCACAGCGTATGGCGATATTGATCTTGCAGTGCGTTCGTTAAAAGAAGGTGCTTCTGATTTTGTAATCAAGCCCTGGCATAATGAAAAATTGATCACTACCATTAAAGAAGCGATCCGTAAAAGAGACAGCAATAAACAAACTCCTTCAGGAAAATTGCAACCCGTCAACAACAGTAAATTCATGATCGGCGAAAGCGAAGCCATGAAAGATATTTTACTGAAAGTTGAAAAAATTGCACCCACCGATGCCAACGTATTGCTCATGGGCGAAAACGGTACGGGTAAAGACCTGATCGCACAGGCAATTCATCAACAATCGTTACGGGCCAACAAACCATTCATCAAAGTAGATGCGGGTGCATTGACCGAAAGTTTATTTGAAAGCGAATTATTCGGACATAAAAAAGGAGCATTTACCGACGCACGGGAAGACCGCATCGGACGATTTGAAGCAGCACATGGGGGAACGCTGTTTTTAGATGAGATCGGGAATATCAGTTTACAACAACAGGCCAAGTTATTGTCTGCGCTACAAAACCGACAGATCATTCGACTTGGAACGAATGAACCGATCGCTGTTGATATACGATTGATCTGTGCTACCAATCTTCCATTAACAGAACTGGCAAATGAAAGCCGTTTCCGGAAAGACCTGGTGTATCGCATCAACACAGTTGAAATCATGTTACCTCCTTTGCGCAAACGAAAAGACGATATTCCGTTGCTTGCAAAACATTATGCTACGCTTTATGCAGAGAAATATATTAAGCCGCATATTGAGTTCGATAAAAAAGCCATTGAGAAATTGATGGATCATCCGTTTCCGGGTAATGTGCGTGAACTGCAATACAGTATTGAACGTGCGGTGATCATGGCCGAAGGCGAAACACTTTCTGCCGACGATTTAATTTTTTCACCCATTGAAACAGCACGTATTGAAGCAGCAGACGAAACCGAAACAAAACTGAGCAATGTTGAGAAAAGCACGATTCTTCGTGTAATTGAAAAACATCATGGCAATATTACAAAAGCTGCCAAAGAATTGGGTTTAACAAGAACGGCATTGTACAGGAGGCTTACAAAGTATGATATTTAA
- a CDS encoding efflux RND transporter periplasmic adaptor subunit, protein MDRVIEKKKWNTKRILTIAGITAIVGLIAASVYFTSGKSKLNVDTERITIGVIKTAAFHEFITLNGVVLPESTIYLDAMEGGRVEEKFVEDGTLMTKGQPILRLSNTDLELQLANQETQVFNVLTQMQISKNNAEQNSINRQNQDAEVDNALKEAERVYNLNKKLYEQKVIGLQEFQSSKNLYDYQLRRKKLTEQIMKTDVTSMKQQVDQMGESYQQMKRTLALMRKKVGDLIVRAPVDGQLTSLDAEIGENKNKGQRLGQIDVMSGYKVRIDIDEHYINRIFVGLIGNCDVAGKTYQLKIKKVYTQVTNGRFQVDMEFMEKVPEGIRRGQTLQMRLALSEETQAILLPKGGFYQQTGGNWIFKVNENGTTAYKVDIQLGRQNPDYYEVLSGLKPGDKVVTSSYESYGNMQELILKK, encoded by the coding sequence ATGGACAGAGTTATTGAAAAGAAAAAATGGAATACGAAACGCATACTTACCATTGCGGGCATTACAGCAATTGTGGGGTTGATCGCTGCCAGCGTATATTTTACATCGGGTAAATCGAAGTTGAATGTAGATACAGAGCGTATAACCATCGGCGTAATTAAAACGGCTGCGTTTCATGAATTTATTACGTTGAACGGGGTTGTGTTACCTGAAAGCACCATTTATCTTGATGCAATGGAAGGCGGACGGGTAGAAGAAAAATTTGTTGAAGATGGTACTTTGATGACGAAAGGGCAACCGATTCTTCGTTTGTCCAACACCGATCTTGAATTGCAACTTGCCAACCAGGAAACACAAGTGTTTAATGTATTGACGCAAATGCAGATCAGCAAGAATAATGCAGAGCAAAATTCGATCAACCGGCAAAATCAGGATGCAGAAGTTGACAATGCGTTGAAAGAAGCTGAGCGTGTATACAACCTGAACAAGAAATTATACGAACAAAAAGTAATTGGCCTGCAGGAATTTCAAAGCAGTAAGAATTTGTATGATTACCAGTTGCGCCGAAAAAAGCTTACTGAGCAGATCATGAAAACAGATGTAACAAGCATGAAGCAGCAGGTTGACCAGATGGGCGAAAGTTATCAGCAAATGAAACGTACACTGGCGTTGATGCGGAAAAAAGTAGGCGATCTTATTGTTCGTGCACCGGTTGATGGACAGTTAACATCGCTGGATGCAGAAATTGGGGAGAATAAAAATAAAGGACAACGATTAGGACAAATTGATGTGATGAGTGGATACAAAGTGCGAATTGATATTGATGAACATTATATCAACCGCATTTTTGTTGGTTTAATTGGAAATTGTGATGTAGCCGGTAAAACGTATCAGTTGAAAATTAAAAAAGTGTACACACAGGTTACCAACGGCCGTTTCCAGGTTGATATGGAATTTATGGAGAAAGTGCCGGAAGGCATCCGTCGTGGACAAACACTTCAGATGCGGTTGGCGCTGAGTGAAGAAACACAGGCCATTCTTTTACCCAAGGGCGGTTTCTACCAGCAAACAGGTGGTAACTGGATATTTAAGGTAAATGAAAATGGAACTACAGCATATAAAGTGGATATACAACTCGGTCGCCAGAATCCTGATTATTACGAAGTGCTGAGCGGTTTGAAACCCGGTGATAAAGTTGTTACCAGCAGCTATGAAAGCTATGGCAATATGCAGGAATTAATTTTAAAGAAATGA
- a CDS encoding ABC transporter ATP-binding protein produces the protein MIKISNLEKFYRTEEVETVALNKLSIEVKEGEFVAVMGPSGCGKSTLLNILGLLDDPDGGSFLFNGIEVAGFNERKRADLRKRNIGFVFQSFNLIDELTVYENVELPLIYCNVKADERKKKVEEVLDKMQIMHRRNHYPQQLSGGQQQRVAVARAVVNNPKLILADEPTGNLDSSNGNEVMQLLTDLNEQGTTIIMVTHSEHDARYSHRIIRMLDGHTVTENILV, from the coding sequence ATGATAAAGATCAGCAATCTTGAAAAGTTTTATCGGACAGAAGAAGTAGAAACTGTTGCGTTGAACAAGTTGTCAATAGAAGTAAAAGAAGGCGAGTTTGTTGCCGTAATGGGCCCGAGTGGTTGCGGCAAATCTACCTTGTTGAATATTTTGGGTTTGTTGGATGATCCGGATGGTGGTAGTTTTTTATTCAACGGTATTGAAGTGGCCGGGTTTAACGAACGGAAACGTGCCGATCTCCGCAAACGGAACATCGGTTTTGTGTTCCAGAGCTTTAACCTCATTGATGAATTAACAGTTTATGAAAATGTGGAACTGCCGTTGATCTATTGCAATGTAAAAGCCGATGAACGTAAGAAAAAAGTAGAAGAGGTACTTGATAAAATGCAGATCATGCATCGTCGTAATCACTATCCGCAACAGTTGAGCGGTGGTCAGCAGCAGCGTGTGGCTGTTGCCCGTGCAGTGGTAAATAACCCCAAGTTGATTCTGGCTGATGAACCGACCGGTAACCTTGATTCATCAAACGGAAATGAAGTAATGCAATTACTTACTGATCTCAATGAACAGGGAACAACCATCATCATGGTAACGCACAGTGAGCACGATGCAAGGTATAGTCACCGTATTATCAGAATGCTCGACGGCCATACTGTTACCGAAAATATATTGGTATAA
- a CDS encoding ABC transporter permease, which yields MFKNYLKIAWRNLLKNKTFSLINIAGLASGLACFILITLYIIDELSYDRFHEKADRIYRVHSDIRFGGTDMSLAVTSDPMGATLKKDYPQVEQFTRIYASEGSKLFKKENVYITEDRVVFADSTLFDVFTLPAIAGNTKTALHEPNTVVINESTAKKYFGSVEAAMGKTMECNDERNRLYKVTAVIKDIPKNSHFNYDLFLSMDNVEYGFGNFMSHNFHTYIVLQPGADYKAFDKNFVQLIEKYLLPQARQFMKIESMSDFEKTGNKLAYSIMPITDIHLHSDRIVELGVNGSIQYVYIFGAVALFILLIACINFMNLSTARSASRAKEVGIRKVLGTEKKYLIRQFLAESTLTSFIALLLAILGAWLALNWFNNLAGKEFHITDLLQPGFLLFLLALPVAVGLVAGSYPAFFLSSFKPISVLKGKLNTGFSKSNLRSSLVVFQFFTTILLITGTIVIYKQLRYIQTTKIGFNKDQVLIIDNPSMGRSTAESFKAEVAKLSSVKSASFAGFLPVSNSSRNDNTWSTEAVMTEKNGFNMQNWRIDYDYIPTLGMEVIKGRNFSQQYGGDSTALIINETTAALIGPGDPIGKKLYTSDGQNSTVYTVIGVVKNFNYESLRKNVGPLCFRLGNNRWATAFRVETKDMKNLLAQVETTFKKMAPGMPFTYNFLDESFDRMYRDEQRIGKVAFSFSFLAILIACLGLFGLATYMAEQRTKEIGVRKVLGASVSSIVQMLSKDFVKLVLLACVFAIPLAWWAMSQWLQNFAYRVNIGWWVFAAAAGIALIITILTVSSQAVKAALTNPVKSLRTE from the coding sequence ATGTTCAAAAATTATCTGAAGATTGCGTGGCGAAATCTGCTGAAGAATAAAACATTTTCACTCATCAATATTGCCGGACTGGCATCAGGGCTTGCCTGTTTTATTCTGATCACATTATATATTATTGACGAGTTAAGCTACGACCGGTTTCATGAAAAAGCTGACCGCATTTATCGTGTGCATTCCGATATCCGGTTTGGTGGTACGGATATGAGCCTGGCAGTTACTTCCGATCCCATGGGCGCCACGTTGAAAAAAGATTATCCGCAAGTAGAACAGTTTACACGCATCTATGCAAGCGAAGGGTCCAAGCTGTTCAAGAAAGAGAATGTATACATTACAGAAGACCGGGTAGTATTTGCCGATTCCACTTTGTTTGATGTGTTTACATTGCCTGCTATTGCAGGGAACACAAAAACCGCTTTGCACGAACCTAATACTGTTGTTATTAACGAATCAACAGCAAAAAAATATTTTGGATCGGTTGAAGCGGCGATGGGTAAAACAATGGAGTGTAATGATGAGCGGAACAGATTATACAAAGTAACGGCGGTTATTAAGGATATTCCAAAGAATTCGCATTTCAATTACGATCTGTTCTTATCAATGGATAATGTAGAATATGGCTTTGGAAATTTCATGAGTCATAATTTCCATACCTATATTGTTTTGCAGCCGGGAGCCGACTACAAAGCGTTTGACAAAAACTTTGTGCAGTTGATCGAGAAATACCTACTGCCGCAGGCAAGGCAGTTTATGAAGATCGAAAGCATGAGCGATTTTGAAAAAACCGGCAACAAGCTGGCGTATTCGATCATGCCCATCACGGATATTCATCTGCATTCAGACCGTATTGTTGAATTGGGCGTAAACGGCAGCATCCAATACGTTTATATTTTTGGTGCTGTTGCATTATTTATTTTGCTCATCGCCTGTATCAACTTCATGAATTTGTCAACGGCCCGTTCAGCATCAAGAGCAAAGGAAGTAGGCATCCGTAAAGTACTGGGCACGGAAAAAAAATATTTGATCCGTCAGTTTTTGGCCGAATCAACACTTACAAGTTTTATTGCTTTGCTCCTGGCGATACTTGGCGCATGGCTTGCATTGAACTGGTTTAATAACCTGGCCGGTAAAGAATTTCATATCACCGATCTGTTACAACCCGGTTTCCTGTTATTCTTACTGGCGTTGCCTGTGGCAGTAGGTCTTGTAGCGGGCAGCTATCCGGCGTTTTTTCTTTCATCATTCAAACCCATCAGTGTATTAAAAGGGAAACTCAATACAGGATTTTCAAAAAGTAATCTGCGCAGTTCATTGGTGGTATTTCAATTCTTCACAACCATTCTGTTGATAACCGGTACGATTGTTATTTACAAACAACTTCGTTATATCCAAACAACAAAGATCGGTTTCAATAAAGATCAGGTATTGATCATCGACAATCCATCGATGGGGCGCTCAACTGCTGAATCATTCAAAGCAGAAGTAGCGAAACTGAGTAGTGTAAAGTCTGCTTCTTTTGCCGGCTTTCTGCCAGTAAGTAATTCATCACGCAACGACAATACCTGGTCAACGGAAGCAGTGATGACGGAGAAGAATGGTTTTAATATGCAGAACTGGCGAATCGATTACGATTATATTCCAACACTTGGAATGGAAGTGATCAAAGGCCGCAACTTTTCGCAGCAATATGGCGGCGATTCAACTGCCTTGATCATTAATGAAACGACCGCTGCATTAATTGGTCCCGGCGATCCGATCGGTAAAAAGCTGTACACATCTGATGGACAAAATTCAACAGTGTACACGGTAATAGGTGTAGTAAAAAATTTCAACTACGAATCGCTGCGAAAAAATGTTGGTCCACTTTGTTTCAGGCTTGGTAATAACAGATGGGCAACAGCTTTTCGTGTGGAAACAAAAGATATGAAAAATTTACTGGCGCAGGTTGAAACTACATTTAAAAAAATGGCACCCGGTATGCCGTTTACATACAACTTTCTGGATGAATCGTTCGACAGAATGTATCGTGATGAGCAGCGTATCGGCAAAGTGGCATTCTCTTTTTCATTCCTGGCAATTTTGATCGCATGTCTTGGATTGTTTGGTCTCGCAACCTATATGGCTGAACAACGTACCAAAGAGATCGGCGTACGAAAAGTATTAGGTGCATCTGTTTCAAGCATCGTGCAAATGCTCAGCAAAGATTTTGTAAAGCTGGTATTGCTTGCATGTGTATTTGCCATACCGCTGGCATGGTGGGCCATGAGTCAATGGTTGCAAAACTTTGCATATCGGGTAAATATTGGTTGGTGGGTATTTGCTGCCGCCGCTGGTATTGCCTTGATCATTACCATCCTTACCGTGAGTTCGCAAGCTGTGAAAGCAGCATTGACAAACCCGGTAAAAAGTTTACGCACTGAATAA